A genome region from Hevea brasiliensis isolate MT/VB/25A 57/8 chromosome 9, ASM3005281v1, whole genome shotgun sequence includes the following:
- the LOC110666931 gene encoding uncharacterized protein LOC110666931 encodes MGEAGSPRTSRESNTSLMAQNDDLGNDMFIPQLFTGVPVLSEAASYLAQTTSLLTRCFSDYSLEYSSRDSGNSITHAQELVTFSSGQTEEYLDDDFPSSSQSHSTFSEPSTSTSATAPPPIRDGITRTSLESPSQHTSAIVSSNHSGQNGISIFQGLIERARRTVRGSADDIGWMQRALWMPAVEDGTERFMEILDNIRHGLHKLSNSVVYLLVPGLFSNHGPLYFVNTKVRFSKMGLACHIAKIHSEASVEKNAREIKEYIEEIYWGSNKRVMLLGHSKGGIDAAAALSLYWSDLKDKVAGLALAQSPYGGSPIASDILREGQLGDYVNVRKLMEIIICKVIKGDLQALEDLTYERRKKFLMKHHLPRELPVVSFHTEAGTSPAVLATLSHVAHAELPLVGEPAKVPVVIPLGAAMAACAQLLQIRYGEKSDGLVTCRDAEVPGSIVVRPKRKLDHAWMVYSSLNDDPSEADASQVCEALLTLLLEVGQKKKHELAMKDE; translated from the exons ATGGGGGAAGCCGGAAGTCCTAGAACAAGTAGAGAATCAAACACCTCATTGATG GCACAGAATGACGATCTGGGAAATGATATGTTCATTCCTCAACTATTTACTGGAGTACCAGTTCTCAGTGAAGCTGCATCTTACCTTGCTCAAACAACTTCATTGCTAACTCGCTGTTTCTCTGATTATTCTT TGGAATATTCTTCTAGAGATTCTGGGAATTCAATTACTCATGCACAGGAATTGGTGACATTTTCTTCTGGACAAACTGAGGAATATCTGGATGATGATTTCCCATCTTCAAGTCAAAGCCATTCAACGTTTTCAGAACCATCTACATCTACATCTGCCACTGCTCCCCCTCCTATCCGTGATGGAATAACAAGAACCTCTTTGGAAAGCCCATCCCAACATACGAGTGCAATTGTATCATCAAACCATAGTGGCCAAAATGGAATTTCTATTTTTCAAGG GCTTATTGAGAGAGCACGGAGGACTGTTCGTGGATCTGCTGATGATATAGGATGGATGCAACGTGCTTTATGGATGCCTGCAGTTGAAGATGGCACTGAAAGGTTCATGGAAATTCTTGATAACATCAG GCATGGTTTGCACAAGTTGTCAAATTCAGTGGTTTACTTGTTGGTTCCAG GTCTTTTCAGTAATCATGGACCACTTTATTTTGTTAATACAAAAGTGAGATTCTCTAAGATGGGACTAGCCTGTCACATTGCCAAGATTCACAGTGAG GCTTCAGTTGAGAAAAATGCCAGAGAGATAAAAGAGTACATTGAGGAAATCTATTGGGGTTCAAATAAACGTGTCATGCTTCTTGGACATAGTAAAGGAGGAATAGATGCCGCTGCTGCTTTATCATTGTATTGGTCTGATTTAAAAGATAAGGTAGCTGGGTTGGCATTAGCACAAAGTCCTTATGGTGGTAGCCCAATAGCTTCAGATATTTTACGTGAAGGACAACTTGGTGATTATGTTAATGTGCGCAAGCTTATGGAGATTATAATCTGTAAAGTGATTAAG GGTGATCTACAAGCTTTAGAGGACTTGACTTATGAGAGGAGGAAGAAATTCTTGATGAAACATCATTTGCCCAGAGAACTTCCTGTTGTATCATTCCACACAGAAGCTGGGACTAGCCCTGCAGTTCTAGCCACGCTATCTCATGTTGCTCATGCAGAGTTACCATTGGTGGGTGAACCAGCGAAAGTTCCTGTGGTGATTCCCCTTGGTGCTGCAATGGCTGCATGTGCTCAGCTGTTGCAAATTAGGTATGGCGAGAAGAGTGATGGGCTTGTCACATGTCGTGACGCAGAAGTCCCTGGATCCATTGTAGTGCGCCCTAAACGCAAATTGGACCATGCTTGGATGGTCTATTCCTCATTAAATGACGACCCTTCTGAAGCAGATGCTTCTCAAGTGTGCGAGGCTCTATTGACGTTGCTTTTGGAAGTTGGACAAAAGAAGAAACATGAACTTGCAATGAAAGACGAGTGA
- the LOC110666993 gene encoding type III polyketide synthase A-like, whose protein sequence is MSKTDNNGALGHYPILTRRIPTTGKATILALGKAFPKQLIPQDCLVEGYIRDTKCEDVSIKEKLERLCKTTTVKRRYTVMSKEILDKYPELATEGLPTIKQRLEIANPAVVEMAKEASLACIKEWGRPAEDITHIVYVSSSEIRLPGGDLYLASQLGLKSDVSRVMLYFLGCYGGVTGLRVAKDIAENNPGSRVLLATSETTILGFRPPNKARPYDLVGAALFGDGAAAVIIGANPVINKESPFLELNYAVQQFLPGTQNVIDGRLSEEGINFKLGRDLPQKIEDNIEEFCKKLMSKAGLTDEFNDLFWAVHPGGPAILNRLESTLKLNSGKLECSRRALMDYGNVSSNTIFYVMEYMREELKRKGGEEWGLALAFGPGITFEGILLRNL, encoded by the exons ATGTCAAAAACTGACAACAATGGTGCTTTAGGGCACTATCCTATTCTCACTAGGCGCATTCCTACCACAGGGAAGGCAACGATTCTTGCATTAGGCAAGGCCTTTCCTAAGCAACTTATTCCCCAGGATTGCCTAGTCGAGGGCTATATACGTGACACCAAATGCGAAGATGTGTCCATCAAGGAGAAATTGGAGCGGCTTT GTAAAACTACTACTGTGAAGAGAAGATACACAGTCATGTCGAAGGAGATTCTGGACAAATACCCTGAACTTGCAACCGAGGGGTTGCCAACGATCAAACAAAGGCTTGAAATAGCGAATCCGGCAGTTGTTGAGATGGCAAAGGAAGCAAGCCTTGCTTGCATCAAGGAGTGGGGAAGGCCAGCAGAAGATATCACCCATATTGTGTATGTCTCTTCCAGTGAGATACGCCTACCAGGTGGCGACCTTTATCTTGCCAGTCAGCTTGGCTTAAAGAGTGATGTTAGTCGAGTAATGCTATACTTTCTAGGCTGTTATGGTGGGGTGACTGGCCTCCGAGTTGCCAAGGACATAGCTGAAAATAATCCAGGAAGTCGTGTTTTATTAGCCACTTCTGAAACTACTATTCTTGGTTTTCGCCCCCCAAACAAGGCACGCCCTTATGACCTTGTAGGAGCTGCCCTTTTTGGCGATGGAGCTGCAGCTGTAATCATTGGAGCCAACCCTGTAATAAACAAGGAGTCTCCTTTCTTGGAGCTCAACTATGCAGTTCAGCAATTCTTGCCAGGTACGCAAAATGTCATCGATGGACGCCTTTCTGAAGAGGGTATAAATTTCAAGCTTGGAAGGGACCTTCCTCAGAAGATAGAAGATAACATAGAGGAATTCTGCAAGAAGCTCATGTCAAAGGCTGGATTAACTGATGAGTTCAATGATTTGTTCTGGGCCGTTCATCCTGGTGGACCTGCAATACTTAACCGGCTCGAGAGCACTCTGAAGCTAAACAGCGGGAAGCTAGAGTGCAGCAGGAGGGCTCTAATGGACTACGGAAATGTTAGCAGCAACACTATATTCTATGTTATGGAATACATGAGggaagaattgaagagaaagggCGGGGAAGAATGGGGACTTGCCTTAGCGTTTGGGCCCGGCATTACTTTTGAAGGCATACTTCTTCGTAACTTGTGA
- the LOC110666932 gene encoding nuclear pore complex protein NUP62 has protein sequence MSGFSFSSSSSSFSSSASPFGSPLESPRPSSSSFSAPLSISFNTSSNSNAPPVSSFGFGFSAFSSCPACSVSNSFGTVSSAASSASPSFGTVSSVASSASPLFGNVSYPSSTALPPFRTAGPVAASTSSSLSGGITSSPLFGTSASSLVGSTSLGASYLFGIASSVESSPSPLFGTTSSAASSPSPLVGNSSAASSAPSLFGKSSSAASSGPSLFGISSSSASSFSFLFGTASSTANSGSSLFGSSGASTATTTSNLFISSTLASTTTLSSNLFFSTSSSNSNSALPFSTDSSGFSSPKSSTSLTLTTTASTAAPSLTQSSSASSLGFSLGTSSSASSASASSFSFGTPSSASSQSSFSFSNATSSSASAVSTTHAAEPSLPSPLFSTVTTTNACTPAAGAPVASSSAAASTLTLPAPGVSFFSSTSASTAASSGTTSSFIGFGVVTTAASSGTSVPAPTSQTQSTTAAPLFSESCLGSSSVLLRVHLGDVDYGDESDSEPVKDDLVNQSIRPDVVEGEKEVEQPVKEDLVNGSICSDAVEGEKEVEDQDDGTEVELKMTCLPEDRASKVSFATSSIPTVGSSAAFMPMASPLFMTKADLTTVDSVGEVILNQEFGEACSLLCSVACPPSEAVVSMVRDQVLTSIHDDVDRYVHSPRNRTIIKSILSKYGDITKGSILKSMAAKLTILELVADTVSRLCKNTMETLSSHELRLIESQTADAVAVGFNVEWLQQRVDEVTAASKYHAIQSELDELGQQIQSAKKYLMEMEQRHIALSNEVDAIKTGTEGKSIGYSALGEGLLF, from the exons ATGTCAGGCTTCTCTTTCTCATCCTCCTCATCTTCCTTCTCATCATCCGCTTCCCCTTTCGGATCCCCTTTGGAGAGCCCTAGGCCCTCATCTTCTTCTTTCTCCGCCCCATTATCGATTTCCTTCAACACTTCGTCAAATTCTAACGCTCCTCCCGTCTCTTCATTTGGTTTTGGATTCTCTGCCTTTTCATCCTGCCCTGCTTGTTCTGTTTCCAACAGTTTTGGGACTGTTTCTTCTGCTGCGAGTTCTGCCTCTCCCTCGTTTGGGACTGTTTCTTCTGTCGCGAGTTCTGCTTCTCCTCTGTTTGGGAATGTTTCTTATCCGTCAAGTACTGCCTTGCCTCCATTCCGTACAGCGGGACCGGTGGCAGCCAGTACCAGCTCGTCTTTGTCTGGGGGAATTACTTCTTCACCATTGTTTGGAACAAGCGCTTCATCCTTAGTTGGATCAACTTCATTAGGAGCAAGTTACCTGTTTGGCATTGCTTCGTCTGTAGAAAGTTCTCCTTCGCCCCTGTTTGGCACTACTTCGTCTGCTGCGAGTTCTCCTTCACCTCTGGTTGGCAATTCATCGGCGGCGAGCTCTGCCCCATCTTTGTTCGGAAAAAGTTCGTCTGCGGCCAGTTCTGGGCCATCCCTGTTTGGTATATCGTCATCCTCTGCAAGTTCATTTTCATTCCTGTTTGGGACGGCTTCATCCACTGCAAATTCTGGGTCGTCCCTTTTTGGGTCATCTGGCGCTTCAACTGCCACTACTACATCTAACTTGTTTATCTCGTCTACATTAGCTTCAACCACTACATTGTCATCTAATTTGTTCTTTTCAACTTCCTCTTCAAATTCAAACTCTGCTTTGCCTTTCTCTACCGATTCATCAGGATTTTCCTCCCCCAAAAGCAGTACAAGTTTAACACTAACTACTACTGCATCTACAGCAGCTCCTTCTTTGACACAATCTTCATCAGCTAGCTCTTTAGGCTTCTCTTTGGGGACATCATCTTCTGCATCTTCAGCAAGCGCTTCTAGCTTTTCATTTGGGACACCGTCTTCTGCATCTTCGCAATCTTCCTTCAGCTTTAGCAATGCAACTTCTTCATCTGCCTCTGCTGTCTCCACCACCCATGCTGCAGAACCATCATTACCATCGCCATTGTTTTCTACAGTCACAACCACAAATGCTTGTACTCCCGCTGCTGGTGCTCCAGTGGCTTCTTCTTCTGCTGCAGCTTCAACGCTTACTTTACCTGCACCTGGTGTGAGTTTTTTTTCTTCAACTTCAGCTAGTACAGCTGCTTCTTCTGGGACTACAAGTTCCTTTATTGGTTTTGGTGTGGTCACTACAGCTGCTTCATCGGGGACATCAGTGCCCGCTCCAACATCACAAACTCAATCAACTACTGCTGCACCCTTATTCA GTGAAAGTTGTTTGGGTTCTTCTTCTGTGCTACTAAGGGTTCATTTAGGGGATGTTGACTATGGAGATGAGAGTGACAGTGAGCCGGTAAAGGATGACTTAGTGAATCAATCAATACGCCCAGATGTTGTGGAAGGGGAAAAGGAGGTAGAGCAGCCGGTCAAGGAggacttagtgaatggatcaatatGCTCAGATGCTGTGGAAGGGGAAAAGGAGGTAGAGGATCAAGATGATGGGACAGAGGTTGAGCTTAAAATGACATGTCTACCGGAGGATAGAGCATCCAAAGTATCATTTGCTACAAGTTCTATTCCAACAGTAGGCTCTTCTGCTGCTTTTATGCCAATGGCATCTCCTTTGTTTATGACCAAGGCAGACCTTACTACTGTGGACAGTGTCGGGGAAGTTATACTAAATCAGGAGTTTGGAGAGGCTTGCTCTCTCTTGTGTAGCGTTGCCTGCCCACCAAGCGAAGCAGTAGTCAGTATGGTTAGGGACCAAGTTTTAACTTCTATTCATGATGATGTGGATAGATATGTCCATTCACCTCGGAATCGCACAATTATCAAATCTATATTGAGCAAGTATGGTGATATTACTAAAGGAAGCATTTTGAAGTCTATGGCTGCTAAGTTAACAATTCTAGAACTAGTAGCTGATACTGTAAGTAGACTGTGCAAGAATACCATGGAAACGCTTAGTTCACATGAATTACGACTAATTGAGTCACAAACTGCAGATGCTGTTGCTGTTGGTTTCAATGTGGAATGGTTGCAACAAAGAGTTGATGAAGTCACAGCAGCTTCCAAATATCATGCCATTCAGTCAGAGTTGGATGAATTGGGCCAACAAATACAATCTGCAAAGAAATATCTGATGGAGATGGAGCAGAGGCATATAGCTTTATCAAATGAAGTTGATGCAATCAAAACTGGAACGGAAGGAAAGAGCATTGGCTACTCTGCTCTAGGCGAAGGGCTGTTGTTTTGA